A genome region from Brassica oleracea var. oleracea cultivar TO1000 chromosome C2, BOL, whole genome shotgun sequence includes the following:
- the LOC106326846 gene encoding uncharacterized protein LOC106326846, with protein sequence MGTPYNFRSWLDQPHMDPNTNLLTEEYARGIQEFMGVVQSQPEARTSKYLLCPCSTCKNNIRVKKMEVWSHLYLKGFTRGYKIWYLHGERFEYGSSSEPQTADRLDEPTTDVDFGIGTVQMVYDAYGENLPSGEEEGDRQEQPNVENFPCEEEGEREQPNLEARRFFEMLDAAKQPLYQGCKDGHSPLSSASRLMALKTDYNLAEECVDAIADFVKDVLPEDNLAPGSYYEVQKLVAGLGLPYQVIDVCIDNCMIYWRADENRERCKFCRKPRYQDTTGRVPVPYKRMWYLPLTERLKRLYQSERTAEPMRWHAEHLTNGEITHPSDAEAWKHFQSTYPEFASEVRNVYLALCTDGFSPFGKHGRQYSLWPVILTPYNLPPHLCMRREFLFLSILVPGPDHPKRSLDVFLQPLIYELQLLWEHGVHTYDVSRKENFQMRAVLMWTISDFPAYGMLSGWTTHGRLSCPYCQDNTDAFQLKNGRKTCWFDCHRRFLPHDHPYRKSKTLFTKNKRVFDSPPEEVSGKKLKEQLRDFGADRTPDVGGNGHEPIYGVGENHNWHKKSIFWDLPYWETHLLRHCLDVMHIEKNFFDNLMNTILDVQGKTKDNLKSRLDLVDICARPELHVDEHGKGPIPIYRLDATAKEEFFDWITHSVKFPDGYASSLRNCVDKSEGKFTGLKSHDCHVMMQRLLPFAFSALLPRNVHEATAGISAFFRDLCSRSLTSDGIRNLEVKIPVILCNLEKIFPPSFFDVMEHLAIHLAREAALGGPVQYRWMYLYERFMFHLKKKVKNLSKVEGSIVAQCINEETSNFAEYYFPSEVRTKSRRPARHDDRGERATYYVYVPNMFTQIGRHSGKSTDRILTVAEHAHLHTYLLTNCEDILEYESIYLAEMRLKYPDATEEQLEQLKQNNFATWLSDYVSHCLAIGHPPKDWLREIVCGPKFVAKSYPRYCTRGYAFRVLKENTVRRTIDCGVSSSSGDDVYYGNVREILEIQYPGMIGMRCIVFNCEWYDNVVGRGVSTDAFGVTSVHSRRRLDFYDPFILASQADQVCYIRYPRIRQRNDPWIVVMSINPRSRVQGVFDPLQQQLTEEDGEIGEFDEDNSDSSCSSSDNSSDGE encoded by the exons ATGGGTACTCCTTATAATTTCCGTTCTTGGTTAGATCAACCTCATATGGATCCAAATACAAATTTACTTACGGAGGAATACGCACGTGGTATTCAAGAATTCATGGGGGTGGTTCAAAGTCAACCGGAAGCAAGAACAAGTAAGTATTTATTATGTCCATGTTCTACTTGTAAGAATAATATCCGTGTCAAAAAAATGGAAGTATGGAGTCATTTATATTTGAAAGGATTTACACGTGGTTATAAGATTTGGTATCTTCATGGAGAAAGATTTGAGTATGGTAGTAGTAGCGAACCTCAAACTGCCGATAGGTTAGATGAACCTACCACGGATGTAGATTTTGGGATAGGGACTGTTCAGATGGTATATGATGCATATGGAGAAAATTTACCGTCGGGTGAAGAGGAAGGAGATAGACAAGAACAACCCAATGTAGAAAATTTCCCATGTGAAGAGGAAGGAGAACGAGAACAACCCAATCTAGAAGCCAGAAGATTTTTTGAAATGTTAGATGCAGCTAAGCAGCCATTGTATCAAGGATGTAAAGATGGGCATTCACCTTTATCATCCGCAAGTCGATTGATGGCGCTAAAGACTGACTATAATTTGGCTGAAGAATGTGTGGATGCGATTGCAGATTTTGTTAAAGATGTTCTTCCTGAAGATAATCTTGCACCTGGCTCATATTATGAGGTACAAAAATTGGTCGCTGGTCTTGGCTTACCATATCAGGTGATAGATGTATGCATCGATAACTGCATGATTTACTGGAGAGCAGATGAGAACAGGGAGAGATGTAAATTCTGTCGGAAACCTCGTTATCAGGATACGACTGGAAGAGTTCCGGTGCCATACAAACGAATGTGGTATTTGCCGTTGACTGAAAGATTAAAGAGGTTATATCAGTCTGAACGAACAGCAGAACCAATGAGATGGCATGCTGAGCACTTAACAAATGGTGAGATAACACATCCTTCCGATGCAGAGGCGTGGAAGCATTTTCAATCAACATATCCAGAATTTGCATCTGAGGTAAGAAATGTGTATCTTGCATTATGCACAGATGGTTTCAGTCCATTTGGAAAGCATGGAAGACAATATTCATTGTGGCCGGTAATCTTGACACCTTACAACTTACCACCACATTTGTGTATGCGACGGGAGTTTTTGTTCCTCTCAATTCTCGTTCCCGGGCCAGATCATCCTAAGAGATCACTGGATGTGTTTCTTCAGCCATTGATATATGAGCTGCAATTATTATGGGAGCACGGTGTTCATACATACGATGTTTCGCGGAAAGAGAATTTTCAGATGCGAGCAGTACTTATGTGGACAATAAGTGATTTTCCAGCATATGGTATGTTATCTGGATGGACCACGCATGGGAGGCTATCATGTCCTTATTGCCAAGACAACACAGATGCTTTCCAACTAAAAAATGGTCGGAAAACGTGTTGGTTTGACTGTCACAGGAGATTTCTACCACACGATCATCCATATCGTAAGAGTAAGACATTGTTTACAAAGAACAAGAGGGTGTTTGACAGTCCACCTGAAGAAGTAAGTGGCAAAAAGTTGAAGGAACAATTAAGAGATTTTGGTGCAGATAGAACGCCAGACGTGGGTGGAAACGGACATGAACCGATTTATGGTGTAGGGGAAAATCATAATTGGCATAAGAAGAGTATCTTCTGGGATTTGCCCTATTGGGAGACTCATTTGTTGCGGCACTGTTTAGATGTCATGCATATTGAGAAGAACTTTTTCGACAATTTGATGAACACCATCCTTGATGTCCAAGGCAAGACGAAGGATAACTTGAAGTCAAGACTGGATTTGGTTGATATTTGTGCTCGTCCCGAACTTCATGTTGATGAGCACGGTAAAGGTCCTATTCCCATATATCGACTGGATGCAACTGCAAAAGAAGAGTTTTTTGATTGGATAACACACAGTGTTAAATTTCCAGACGGTTATGCATCAAGTTTGCGTAATTGTGTTGACAAAAGTGAAGGGAAGTTTACTGGCTTGAAGAGCCATGATTGTCATGTAATGATGCAGCGCCTCCTTCCTTTTGCGTTTTCCGCACTATTGCCACGAAATGTCCACGAAGCAACCGCAG GGATAAGTGCTTTCTTCCGTGATTTATGCTCGAGATCACTCACATCAGATGGTATCCGCAATTTGGAAGTTAAAATACCGGTGATCCTATGCAACCTCGAGAAGATATTTCCTCCATCATTTTTTGATGTTATGGAGCATCTTGCTATTCATCTTGCGAGAGAAGCGGCACTCGGTGGTCCCGTGCAGTACAGGTGGATGTATTTGTACGAACGGTTTATGTTTCATCTGAAGAAGAAGGTCAAGAATTTAAGCAAGGTGGAGGGATCAATAGTGGCTCAGTGCATCAATGAGGAAACCTCAAACTTTGCTGAATACTACTTTCCATCAGAAGTTCGAACAAAAAGTCGAAGACCTGCACGGCATGATGATAGAGGTGAAAGGGCAACTTATTATGTTTATGTGCCAAACATGTTTACACAAATTGGACGACATAGTGGAAAGTCAACGGACCGGATACTTACAGTGGCTGAGCATGCTCATTTGCACACATATTTGCTTACAAACTGCGAAGACATTCTTGAATATGAGAG TATTTACTTGGCAGAGATGCGCTTAAAGTACCCGGATGCGACAGAAGAACAACTCGAACAACTCAAGCAAAACAACTTTGCAACATGGCTTTCTGATTAT GTAAGCCATTGTTTAGCTATTGGGCACCCACCTAAAGATTGGTTACGTGAGATAGTTTGTGGTCCAAAGTTTGTTGCAAAGTCATATCCGAGATATTGCACACGAGGATATGCATTCAGAGTTCTTAAGGAAAATACTGTAAGGAGAACAATTGATTGTGGGGTTTCTTCGTCATCCGGAGACGATGTCTACTACGGTAACGTACGCGAGATTTTGGAAATTCAGTACCCGGGAATGATTGGCATGAGATGTATTGTCTTCAACTGTGAGTGGTACGACAACGTTGTTGGTCGCGGAGTAAGCACTGACGCATTCGGTGTTACATCTGTACATTCGCGACGACGACTGGATTTTTACGATCCATTCATTCTTGCTTCACAAGCTGACCAG GTTTGCTATATTCGTTATCCGCGGATTAGGCAAAGGAACGATCCTTGGATCGTTGTCATGTCAATAAATCCCAGAAGCCGAGTACAAGGAGTATTTGATCCACTACAACAACAATTAACCGAAGAGGACGGCGAGATTGGAGAGTTTGACGAAGACAATTCAGATTCATCATGTTCATCATCAGATAATTCCTCAGATGGAGAGTAG
- the LOC106326847 gene encoding uncharacterized protein LOC106326847: MIGMRCIVFNCEWYDNVVGRGVSTDAFGVTSVHSRRRLDFYDPFILASQADQVCYIRYPRIRQRNDPWIVVMSINPRSRVQGVFDPLQQQLTEEDGEIGEFDEDNSDSSCSSSDNSSDGE, encoded by the exons ATGATTGGCATGAGATGTATTGTCTTCAACTGTGAGTGGTACGACAACGTTGTTGGTCGCGGAGTAAGCACTGACGCATTCGGTGTTACATCTGTACATTCGCGACGACGACTGGATTTTTACGATCCATTCATTCTTGCTTCACAAGCTGACCAG GTTTGCTATATTCGTTATCCGCGGATTAGGCAAAGGAACGATCCTTGGATCGTTGTCATGTCAATAAATCCCAGAAGCCGAGTACAAGGAGTATTTGATCCACTACAACAACAATTAACCGAAGAGGACGGCGAGATTGGAGAGTTTGACGAAGACAATTCAGATTCATCATGTTCATCATCAGATAATTCCTCAGATGGAGAGTAG
- the LOC106326845 gene encoding putative phospholipid-transporting ATPase 5, with protein MARGRIRSKLRLSHLYTFGCLKPSTLEGEDPPHPLHGPGFSRTVFCNQPHMHKKKPLRYRSNYVSTTRYNLITFFPKSLYEQFHRAANLYFLVAAILSVFPLSPFNKWSMIAPLVFVVGLSMMKEALEDWRRFMQDVKINARKTCVHKTDGGFRSRKWKKVSVGDVVRVEKDEFFPADLLLLSSSYEDGICYVETMNLDGETNLKVKRSLEVTMTLDDEDSFKNFMGTIRCEDPNPSLYTFVGNLEYNRQKFPLDPSQILLRDSKLRNTAYVYGVVVFTGHDTKVMQNSTKSPSKRSRIERTMDYIIYTLLVLLILISCISSSGFAWETEFHMPKMWYLRPDAPEDLTNPISPVYAGVVHLITALLLYGYLIPISLYVSIEVVKVWQASFINQDLRMYDDESGVPAQARTSNLNEELGQVHTILSDKTGTLTCNQMDFLKCSIAGTSYGVRSSEVELAAAKQMAVDLEEHGEISSATTPQCQTKVYGTWDSSRTHEIEVQSGGDNTRAPIKGFGFEDDRLMNGNWLRESQPNDILQFFRVLAICHTAIPELDEESGKYTYEAESPDEASFLAAAREFGFEFCKRTQSSVFIRERFSSSGQIVEREYKVLNLLDFTSKRKRMSVVVRDEEGQILLLCKGADSIIFERLAKNGKTYLGPTTKHLTEYGEAGLRTLALAYRKLDEEEYSAWNSEFQKAKTSIGSDRDGLLETGADMIEKDLILIGATAVEDKLQKGVPQCIDKLAQAGLKLWVLTGDKMETAINIGFACSLLRQGMRQICITSINQDGGSQDSKRAVKENILNQLTKAVQMVKLEKDPHAAFALIIDGKTLTYTLEDDMKYQFLALAVDCASVICCRVSPKQKALVTRLVKEGTGKTTLAIGDGANDVGMIQEADIGVGISGVEGMQAVMASDFSIAQFRFLERLLVVHGHWCYKRIAQMICYFFYKNIAFGLTLFYFEAFTGFSGQSVYNDYYLLLFNVVLTSLPVIALGVFEQDVSSEICLQFPALYQQGTKNLFFDWSRILGWMCNGVYSSLVIFFLNIGIIYSQAFRAGGQTADMDAVGTTMFTCIIWAVNVQIALTMSHFTWIQHVLIWGSIAFWYLFVALYGMMPSSLSGNVYRILDEILAPAPIYWMATLLVTVTAVIPYVTHIAYQRFLNPMDHHIIQEIKYYKRDVEDARLWTRERTKAREKTKIGFTARVDAKIRHLRSKLSKKQSNLSHCSTQDAMSPRSL; from the exons ATGGCTCGAGGTAGAATAAGATCAAAGCTGAGACTAAGCCATCTCTATACATTCGGATGCCTTAAACCAAGTACACTCGAAGGTGAAGACCCACCACACCCACTCCACGGTCCAGGCTTCAGCCGTACAGTGTTCTGTAACCAGCCTCACATGCACAAGAAGAAACCTCTGAGATACCGTTCCAACTACGTCTCCACAACTAGATACAACCTCATAACATTCTTCCCAAAGTCCCTCTACGAGCAGTTCCACCGCGCCGCGAATCTCTACTTCTTGGTAGCAGCCATCCTCTCCGTTTTCCCTCTCTCCCCTTTCAACAAATGGAGCATGATCGCCCCTTTGGTATTCGTCGTGGGCCTTAGCATGATGAAAGAGGCTCTAGAAGACTGGCGTAGGTTCATGCAGGACGTGAAGATCAACGCTAGAAAGACGTGCGTTCATAAAACTGATGGTGGATTTCGTTCTAGAAAGTGGAAGAAGGTCAGCGTCGGGGATGTGGTGAGAGTGGAGAAAGACGAGTTCTTCCCTGCTGATCTGCTTCTCTTGTCGAGTAGCTACGAGGATGGGATCTGCTACGTGGAGACTATGAACTTGGACGGTGAGACTAACTTGAAAGTGAAGAGATCTTTGGAAGTGACGATGACATTAGACGACGAAGACTCTTTCAAGAACTTCATGGGGACGATAAGATGCGAAGATCCTAACCCGAGTCTCTACACGTTCGTTGGAAACTTAGAGTACAACCGTCAAAAGTTTCCTTTAGATCCGAGTCAGATTCTGTTACGAGACTCGAAGCTAAGGAACACAGCTTACGTCTACGGAGTTGTGGTCTTCACAGGGCACGACACTAAGGTTATGCAGAACTCAACAAAGTCACCTTCTAAAAGAAGCAGAATCGAGAGAACGATGGACTACATCATCTACACGCTTCTCGTCTTACTCATCTTGATCTCCTGCATCAGCTCATCAGGTTTTGCTTGGGAGACAGAGTTCCACATGCCGAAGATGTGGTACTTAAGACCGGACGCGCCTGAGGATCTAACAAACCCTATAAGCCCTGTCTACGCCGGGGTGGTCCATCTCATAACCGCTCTATTGCTGTACGGATACTTGATTCCGATCTCTCTTTACGTCTCCATAGAGGTTGTCAAAGTCTGGCAAGCGAGTTTCATCAACCAAGACTTGCGCATGTACGATGACGAGAGCGGCGTCCCTGCGCAGGCACGGACGTCGAATCTCAACGAGGAGCTTGGTCAGGTTCATACCATCCTCTCTGACAAGACGGGGACGTTGACATGTAACCAGATGGATTTCTTGAAATGCTCTATCGCTGGGACTTCCTATGGTGTGCGTTCTAGCGAAGTGGAGCTCGCTGCTGCTAAGCAGATGGCTGTTGATCTTGAAGAGCATGGAGAGATATCAAGTGCTACTACTCCACAGTGTCAGACCAAAGTGTATGGCACTTGGGACAGTAGCCGCACGCATGAGATTGAGGTTCAAAGTGGTGGCGATAATACTAGAGCTCCTATAAAGGGATTTGGGTTTGAGGATGACAGACTCATGAATGGGAACTGGTTGAGAGAATCACAACCAAATGATATCTTGCAGTTCTTCCGCGTGTTAGCTATTTGCCACACAGCTATTCCTGAGCTTGACGAGGAGAGTGGTAAGTACACTTATGAAGCAGAGTCACCTGATGAAGCTTCTTTTCTTGCTGCTGCTAGAGAGTTTGGTTTTGAGTTCTGTAAGAGAACTCAGTCAAGTGTGTTTATCCGTGAGAGGTTCTCTTCTTCAGGGCAAATAGTAGAAAG GGAGTATAAGGTTCTGAACTTGTTGGACTTCACAAGCAAAAGAAAGAGAATGTCAGTAGTTGTAAGGGATGAGGAAGGCCAGATTCTTCTACTATGCAAAGGAGCTGACAG CATCATCTTTGAACGGTTGGCTAAGAATGGGAAGACATACTTGGGACCGACCACTAAGCATTTAACTGAATATGGAGAAGCTGGGCTACGTACGCTTGCACTTGCTTACAGAAAGCTTGATGAGGAAGAATATTCAGCTTGGAACTCTGAGTTTCAAAAGGCCAAAACTTCAATAGGATCTGATAGAGATGGGCTGCTTGAGACAGGAGCTGATATGATTGAAAAAGATCTTATCCTTATAGGTGCTACTGCTGTGGAGGACAAACTCCAGAAAGGG GTTCCTCAATGTATAGATAAACTTGCTCAAGCTGGGCTAAAGTTATGGGTTTTAACTGGGGACAAAATGGAAACAGCCATCAACATTGG ATTTGCATGTAGTTTACTTAGGCAAGGCATGAGACAGATCTGCATAACATCAATAAATCAAGATGGAGGATCTCAAGATTCCAAAAGG GCTGTGAAAGAGAACATTTTGAATCAACTCACTAAAGCTGTACAAATGGTGAAGCTAGAGAAGGATCCACATGCTGCGTTTGCTTTGATTATAGATGGGAAAACTCTAACTTATACATTGGAGGATGATATGAAGTATCAGTTCTTGGCTTTGGCAGTTGATTGTGCATCAGTCATTTGCTGCCGCGTGTCTCCCAAGCAAAAGGCTTTGGTAACAAGGCTGGTTAAAGAGGGAACTGGCAAAACCACATTGGCAATAGGCGATGGTGCAAATGATGTTGGGATGATTCAAGAAGCTGACATTGGTGTAGGGATTAGTGGTGTTGAAGGAATGCAGGCTGTTATGGCTAGTGACTTTTCGATTGCACAGTTCCGGTTTCTGGAACGATTACTTGTCGTCCATGGACATTGGTGTTACAAAAGAATAGCACAAATG ATATGCTATTTCTTCTACAAGAACATAGCATTTGGTCTCACTCTCTTCTACTTTGAGGCTTTCACCGGATTTTCAGGACAATCAGTTTACAATGACTACTACTTGTTGCTCTTCAATGTTGTCCTTACCTCATTGCCAGTGATTGCCCTTGGAGTCTTTGAACAAGATGTTTCCTCCGAGATCTGCTTACAA TTCCCTGCTTTATACCAACAAGGCACAAAGAACCTCTTCTTTGATTGGTCAAGAATACTTGGATGGATGTGCAACGGCGTCTACTCATCGCTTGTCATATTCTTCCTCAACATAGGAATCATTTACTCTCAAGCTTTCAGAGCAGGTGGCCAAACAGCTGACATGGACGCTGTCGGCACAACCATGTTCACTTGCATTATATGGGCAGTCAATGTTCAAATAGCACTAACCATGTCACATTTCACTTGGATCCAACACGTTTTGATTTGGGGAAGCATCGCTTTCTGGTATCTCTTTGTAGCACTCTATGGGATGATGCCATCAAGCCTCTCTGGAAACGTTTACAGGATTCTGGATGAGATTCTTGCTCCTGCACCTATCTACTGGATGGCTACATTGTTGGTCACGGTAACTGCAGTTATTCCTTACGTTACTCACATAGCTTACCAGAGATTCTTGAACCCTATGGATCATCATATCATACAAGAGATCAAGTACTACAAAAGAGATGTGGAGGATGCTAGATTGTGGACCAGAGAGCGTACAAAGGCACGAGAGAAGACCAAGATCGGGTTCACAGCTAGAGTTGATGCGAAAATCAGACATCTAAGGTCGAAACTGAGTAAGAAGCAGTCAAATCTCTCTCATTGCTCAACTCAAGATGCAATGTCACCTAGATCATTGTAG